A genomic segment from Torulaspora delbrueckii CBS 1146 chromosome 3, complete genome encodes:
- the POG1 gene encoding Pog1p (similar to Saccharomyces cerevisiae POG1 (YIL122W); ancestral locus Anc_2.240) encodes MQDSSTNKQDFGLPERELSDELENRKIKLKVEDPASGSAAGRTSDLKRTFMAEVGLEKYVELAETDEDIFNKLLELRIEQKRKEVEELRDSNLRTLNIVIGKCIESDKISDDIIRTLLDVVNLPHRGEPNPSSSLKRRKRNSPAMSPRGHRRIASEVASINTNQAQVQSMPSPYSILYHNVPGPTPWLPQHYNTPLQTQYQFQNSVPAGLGVRTGRSREASILQNNENQKSDQFHSFSPANLVTTGNSGISGHHPGALSSRPSLMGVPTESPARGVSGYLQPPQQIQPHYGIKTDPIPQRRFASHQRSQSANFINGPQTHMAKSPINELHASPQKPINFLIHTPKHPPPS; translated from the coding sequence ATGCAGGATTCTTCTACAAACAAGCAAGATTTTGGCCTTCCAGAACGGGAGTTATCCGATGAGCTGGAAAATAGGAAGATCAAACTAAAGGTTGAGGATCCAGCAAGCGGTTCGGCAGCTGGTAGGACTtctgatttgaagagaacaTTCATGGCAGAAGTTGGACTGGAGAAATATGTCGAGTTAGCGGAAACGGATGAGgacattttcaataaaCTTTTAGAGCTCCGCATAGAACAGAAGCGCAAAGAGGTTGAAGAGTTGCGAGATAGCAACCTCAGAACACTGAACATTGTAATCGGTAAATGCATTGAAAGCGATAAAATATCTGACGATATTATCAGAACACTGCTGGATGTTGTTAACCTACCGCATCGGGGTGAACCCAatccttcatcaagtttaaaaagaagaaagcgGAATTCTCCAGCGATGAGTCCAAGAGGTCATCGTCGGATCGCATCTGAAGTTGCATCGATTAATACTAACCAAGCACAAGTGCAAAGCATGCCAAGCCCATATTCCATACTGTATCACAATGTTCCTGGGCCTACACCATGGCTTCCCCAGCATTACAATACCCCATTGCAAACACAGTATCAATTTCAGAATTCTGTCCCAGCGGGACTGGGAGTGAGGACCGGAAGATCAAGGGAAGCTAGCATACTTCAGAATAATGAGAATCAGAAAAGCGATCAGTTCCATTCATTCTCCCCCGCAAATTTAGTGACCACAGGTAACTCCGGTATCAGTGGGCATCACCCTGGTGCGCTGAGCAGCCGGCCTTCTTTGATGGGCGTTCCCACCGAGTCACCGGCAAGAGGAGTATCTGGATATTTGCAACCTCCACAACAAATACAACCACATTATGGGATTAAAACAGACCCCATACcacaaagaagatttgcAAGCCACCAACGATCACAAAGCGCTAATTTTATCAATGGGCCTCAAACTCACATGGCGAAATCGCCAATAAACGAGCTTCACGCTTCACCACAGAAACcgatcaattttttgatcCATACACCTAAACATCCTCCGCCATCGTGA
- the QDR2 gene encoding cation transporter (similar to Saccharomyces cerevisiae QDR2 (YIL121W); ancestral locus Anc_2.241) has product MNNNEKEDIRKTPTEKDTESKHERLSLPGDNESMCSIDVEQSSCTRTKSARLEPHYTSPPYSRFGRREKFLLVVQCAFTGFFSTIAAAIYYPVLTVIEDLFDISEEKVNITVVVYFIFQGISPTLMGGLADYLGRRPIVILSVLVYFSACVGLACSQSYAQIIALRCLQAAGISPVIAINSGIMGDVTTRAERGGYVGYVSGCQVVGSAFGALIGAGLSSRWGWRSIFWFLAIGSGACLVATVLFLPETKRTVVGNGSVTPKSVINKSPLLVIPVARHRLHLDNPDIETLENSTPLNLLAPFAVLKIPEVALLLTVAGLQFATWTTHQTALTTALSKHYHLSVAKIGLCFLPAGICTLISVVTSGRYLNWNYRGKIKRHKEWLKTQEELLLEEYAGDIERVREKMENDCHYTFNIFRARLQPAIFTVLLSSAGFISYGWCLHVKAPLAAVLCMSAFASLFSNCILTMSVTLIVDVFPSKASTATGCLNLFRCIFSAILIATLTRMTNKMTSGGVFTFLGALTALSCSLLLVIIAQGKKISHKRRQQEKRLLEGKTET; this is encoded by the coding sequence ATGAATAATAACGAGAAGGAGGATATTAGAAAAACTCCGACGGAAAAGGATACTGAATCGAAACATGAAAGGCTGTCGCTTCCCGGTGATAATGAATCCATGTGCTCAATAGATGTAGAGCAAAGTTCATGTACTAGGACAAAATCTGCAAGGCTCGAGCCCCATTATACTTCACCACCATACTCTAGGTTTGGACGCCGAGAGAAGTTTTTACTGGTTGTTCAATGTGCCTTCACAGGATTTTTCTCGACTATAGCTGCTGCAATTTACTATCCGGTCTTGACAGTGATTGAGGATTTATTTGATATATCTGAAGAGAAGGTTAATATCACAGTGGTTGTCtatttcatcttccaaggCATATCGCCAACCCTGATGGGAGGATTGGCGGACTATCTTGGGCGGAGACCCATTGTGATACTGTCAGTCTTGGTTTACTTCTCCGCTTGTGTTGGATTAGCATGTTCCCAGTCGTACGCTCAGATTATTGCATTGAGGTGCTTACAAGCGGCTGGAATATCTCCAGTGATCGCTATAAATAGTGGAATAATGGGCGATGTCACTACCAGAGCAGAAAGAGGCGGATATGTTGGCTATGTTTCTGGTTGTCAAGTCGTAGGCAGCGCGTTCGGTGCCCTAATTGGCGCTGGCCTATCCTCAAGGTGGGGTTGGAGATCTATCTTTTGGTTCTTAGCCATCGGATCTGGGGCTTGCCTTGTAGCTACGGTTCTTTTTTTACCTGAGACTAAGAGAACAGTCGTTGGTAATGGATCAGTCACACCCAAGTCAGTCATTAACAAGTCGCCTTTGCTAGTCATCCCAGTTGCTAGACATAGGCTCCATCTCGATAATCCAGATATTGAAACGCTGGAGAATTCGACTCCGCTGAATCTTTTGGCACCTTTTGCCGTCCTTAAGATTCCCGAGGTTGCTTTACTACTTACCGTGGCCGGCTTGCAGTTCGCAACTTGGACCACTCACCAGACCGCATTAACGACCGCTTTGAGCAAACATTACCACCTGTCTGTAGCCAAGATTGGTCTATGTTTCTTACCAGCCGGTATCTGCACGCTGATAAGTGTTGTTACCTCAGGAAGGTACTTGAATTGGAACTACAGGGGCAAAATAAAGCGTCATAAGGAATGGTTGAAAACACAAGAGGAGCTTCTATTGGAAGAATACGCGGGGGACATCGAGCGTGTTAGAGAGAAAATGGAAAACGACTGTCACTACaccttcaacatcttccGAGCCAGGTTACAACCTGCGATTTTCACTGTGCTGTTAAGCAGTGCAGGGTTTATCTCTTATGGATGGTGTTTACATGTGAAAGCTCCATTAGCTGCTGTCCTCTGCATGAGTGCATTCGCATCGCTTTTTTCCAACTGTATTTTGACAATGTCAGTTACGTTGATTGTCGATGTATTTCCATCAAAAGCATCTACTGCTACTGGGTGCCTAAATTTATTCAGATGCATTTTTTCGGCGATCCTTATCGCAACGTTGACTCGGATGACTAACAAGATGACTAGTGGTGGCGTTTTCACATTTTTGGGCGCATTAACGGCCCTATCTTGTTCATTGCTACTAGTAATAATTGCACAAGGTAAGAAGATTTCTCACAAGAGACGTCAACAGGAGAAAAGGCTGCTCGAGGGGAAGACAGAGACATAA
- the AQR1 gene encoding Aqr1p (similar to Saccharomyces cerevisiae AQR1 (YNL065W) and QDR1 (YIL120W); ancestral locus Anc_2.242), with the protein MSNESIENDDISIESGEVPRLIHGDDSTKHGDMVMTNDKPIENNGTISRNEAPYTLLSYGQKWGMVALLTMCTFWSSLGSPIYYPALRQLEKEFNIDEDKVNVTVVVYLLFQGIAPTFSGGLADIYGRRPVIVIGMIIYVAVSVGLACSNSYGVLVFLRILQSACISPTIAISSGFVGDFTLKFERGTFVGATSGFALLGQAFGSLIGAALAAAWDWRAIFWFLVIGCGVCMLIIFTLLPETKRTLVGNLSVKPKNILNRAPIFLLKPVQKRFKYDNPDYDTLDPNVPKLDLTSALKITAQPEIILSLFPAGLQFAMWTLMLSAISSELSANPYNYKLTIIGVCYLPAGIGGLVGSFITGRIIDIFYRKLTKKFEQDKENGTIPQETEFNVIRARLLAGVPQNFIAVVSFLLFGWSVDKGWRIPAVLITSCVSSFCAMSTLSTSSTLLVDLYPGKSSTATSCFNFIRCTLSAIFMGCFAKMKTSMTVGGTFTFMCGLVFIGNFLLLIPMRYGMKWRNERALKAELKSSM; encoded by the coding sequence ATGTCGAATGAAAGCATAGAGAATGACGATATTTCAATTGAGTCGGGCGAAGTTCCTCGCTTGATTCACGGCGATGATTCAACTAAGCACGGCGATATGGTTATGACGAATGACAAGCCGATTGAAAATAATGGTACGATATCGAGAAATGAAGCCCCATACACACTGCTGAGTTACGGCCAAAAATGGGGTATGGTTGCTCTGCTAACGATGTGCACATTTTGGTCATCGTTAGGCTCTCCAATTTACTATCCCGCTCTAAGGCAACTGGAAAAAGAATTCAACATCGATGAGGATAAGGTCAACGTCACAGTGGTCGTTTACTTACTATTTCAAGGTATAGCACCTACATTTAGTGGTGGGTTGGCAGATATCTACGGACGGAGACCCGTTATTGTCATCGGTATGATTATCTATGTGGCTGTTTCTGTCGGATTGGCATGTTCCAATTCATATGGTGTCCTTGTGTTCTTgagaattcttcaaagtgctTGCATTTCGCCCACCATCGCCATTAGTTCTGGTTTCGTTGGTGATTTCACCttaaaatttgaaagaggaacATTTGTTGGTGCCACATCTGGTTTTGCCCTGCTGGGACAAGCTTTTGGATCATTGATTGGAGCAGCTCTAGCGGCAGCCTGGGATTGGAGAGCCATCTTTTGGTTTTTGGTGATTGGTTGTGGTGTGTGTATGTTGATCATCTTCACACTCTTACCGGAGACTAAGAGAACACTAGTGGGTAACTTATCAGTTAAACCAaaaaatatcttgaatAGAGCACCCATTTTCTTATTGAAACCTGTTCAGAAAAGGTTCAAATATGACAACCCTGATTATGACACCTTGGATCCAAATGTCCCCAAGTTAGACCTTACATCTGCTCTGAAGATCACTGCTCAACCAGAAATCATCTTATCGTTGTTCCCAGCCGGTTTGCAATTTGCCATGTGGACATTAATGCTGTCCGCCATTTCTTCAGAATTGAGTGCTAACCCATACAACTACAAGCTAACCATCATTGGTGTGTGTTATTTACCTGCAGGTATCGGTGGTCTTGTTGGGTCGTTTATCACTGGTAGAATCATTGATATCTTTTACCGTAAACTGACCAAGAAGTTTGAACAAGACAAGGAGAACGGCACAATACCCCAGGAGACAGAGTTCAATGTGATCAGAGCACGTTTACTTGCTGGGGTACCacaaaatttcatcgcGGTGGTCTCATTCTTGTTATTTGGTTGGAGTGTCGATAAAGGTTGGAGGATCCCAGCTGTGCTAATAACTTCGTGTGTCAGTTCCTTCTGCGCCATGAGTACTCTATCGACATCCTCCACCTTATTAGTGGATTTGTACCCTGGTAAATCCTCTACCGCTACGAGTtgtttcaacttcatcagaTGTACACTAAGTGCAATCTTTATGGGTTGTTTCGcgaagatgaaaacatCGATGACCGTTGGTGGTACGTTTACATTCATGTGTGGATTAGTGTTTATCGGCAATTTCCTACTGCTAATACCTATGAGATACGGTATGAAATGGAGAAACGAGAGAGCATTGAAAGCTGAATTAAAAAGCAGCATGTAA
- the KGD1 gene encoding alpha-ketoglutarate dehydrogenase KGD1 (similar to Saccharomyces cerevisiae KGD1 (YIL125W); ancestral locus Anc_2.237): protein MLRSISSSRTASGRLLKSCLLRRTTIGRSSAGVVVPFGFTSKRCFASGTDTFLSTSNANYIDEMYEAWKNDPSSVHASWNAYFKNMGNTNISPASAFQAPPNLVGGPTGSENLPLDKGVGSVDENVMTHLKVQLLCRAYQVRGHLKAHIDPLQISFGDDKSKPIPKELTLEYYGFTERDLDKEINLGPGILPRFAKDGRTKMTLREIVNAMEKLYCRSYGIQYTHIPSKEKCEWLRERIEIPTPFHYTIDQKRQILDRLTWSTSFESFLSTKFPNDKRFGLEGLEAVVPGIKTLIDRSVEMGVEDVVLGMAHRGRLNVLSNVVRKPNESIFSEFTGSSSQDQAEGSGDVKYHLGMNYKRPTTSGKYVNLSLVANPSHLEAQDPVVLGRTRSILYAKNDLENKAKAVSVLLHGDAAFAGQGVVYETMGFVNLPEYSTGGTIHVITNNQIGFTTDPRFARSTPYPSDLAKAIDAPIFHVNANDVEAVTFIFNLAAEWRQTFHTDAIIDVVGWRKHGHNETDQPSFTQPLMYQKIAKQKSVIDVYTEKLVVEGSFTKADIEEHKKWVWNLFEEAFEKAKDYKPTSREWLTAAWENFKSPKELATEILPHEPTNVQADTLKEVGKAISSWPADFEVHRNLKRILNNRGKSVESGNGIDWSTGEALAFGTLALEGYNVRVSGEDVERGTFSQRHAVLHDQSSEKIYTPLKNLSEKQGDFTIANSSLSEYGVMGFEYGYSLTDPDNFVMWEAQFGDFANTAQVIIDQFIAGGEQKWKQRSGLVLSLPHGYDGQGPEHSSGRLERFLQLANEDQRFFPSEEKLQRQHQDCNFQVVYPTTPANLFHILRRQQHRQFRKPLILFFSKQLLRHPLARSELSEFSEGSFKWIIEDGEHGNSIGTKEETKRLVLMTGQVYTALHKRRADLEDKTTAFLKIEQPHPFPFAQLRDAINSYPNLEDIVWCQEEPLNMGSWSYAAPRLATVLKETDNYKGHAVRYCGRNPSGAVAAGNKALHLAEEDAFLKEVFNSS, encoded by the coding sequence ATGTTGAGATCGATTTCATCGTCTCGTACTGCCTCCGGCAggcttttgaaaagctgCCTGCTGAGAAGGACAACTATAGGCAGAAGTTCTGCCGGCGTGGTTGTGCCATTTGGATTTACAAGCAAGAGATGTTTTGCTTCAGGTACTGATACATTTCTGTCTACATCCAATGCCAACTATATCGATGAAATGTACGAAGCCTGGAAGAATGATCCTTCTTCCGTTCATGCATCTTGGAATGCTtatttcaagaacatgGGCAATACGAATATTTCACCTGCCAGTGCATTTCAGGCACCACCAAACTTGGTAGGTGGCCCAACTGGGTCAGAGAACTTGCCTCTGGACAAAGGAGTTGGTAGTGTGGATGAGAATGTTATGACCCATTTGAAAGTGCAACTACTATGTAGAGCTTATCAGGTGAGAGGTCATTTGAAAGCTCATATCGATCCCTTGCAAATTTCATTCGGGGATGATAAGTCTAAACCAATTCCAAAAGAATTGACATTGGAATATTATGGTTTCACCGAGCGTGATTTGGACAAAGAGATCAACCTTGGGCCAGGTATTCTACCAAGATTTGCCAAGGATGGTAGAACAAAGATGACCTTGAGAGAGATTGTTAATGCGATGGAAAAATTGTACTGTCGATCATACGGTATTCAATACACTCATATCCCATCAAAGGAAAAATGTGAATGGCTAAGAGAGAGAATTGAGATCCCAACTCCTTTCCACTACACTATCGatcaaaagagacaaaTCTTGGACAGGCTGACTTGGTCTACTTCCTTCGAGTCTTTCTTATCGACAAAATTCCCAAATGATAAAAGATTTGGTTTGGAAGGTTTGGAAGCAGTTGTGCCAGGTATCAAGACCTTGATTGACCGTTCCGTTGAAATGGGTGTTGAAGACGTTGTGTTAGGTATGGCTCATCGTGGTAGACTAAACGTTCTGTCCAATGTGGTGCGTAAGCCAAATGAGTCTATCTTCTCAGAATTTACCGGTTCTAGTTCTCAGGACCAAGCTGAAGGATCTGGTGATGTCAAATACCATCTGGGTATGAACTACAAGAGACCAACCACTTCCGGTAAGTACGTTAATTTATCCTTGGTTGCCAACCCTTCCCATTTGGAAGCTCAAGATCCTGTCGTTTTGGGTAGAACAAGATCTATTCTTTACGCTAAGAATGACTTAGAAAACAAGGCAAAGGCAGTCTCTGTTCTATTACATGGTGATGCTGCATTCGCAGGTCAAGGTGTTGTCTATGAGACTATGGGTTTTGTCAACTTGCCAGAGTACTCGACTGGTGGTACTATTCATGTCATCACCAACAATCAAATTGGTTTTACCACTGATCCAAGATTCGCTAGATCCACTCCATACCCATCCGATCTGGCCAAGGCTATCGACGCACCAATCTTCCATGTTAACGCAAACGATGTGGAGGCCGtcactttcatcttcaaccTAGCTGCTGAATGGAGGCAAACTTTCCATACCGATGCCATCATCGATGTCGTTGGCTGGAGAAAGCACGGTCACAACGAAACTGATCAACCTTCCTTTACTCAACCTTTGATGTACCAAAAGATTGCCAAGCAAAAGTCCGTAATTGACGTTTACACCGAAAAACTGGTGGTTGAGGGCTCTTTCACAAAGGCTGATATTGAGGAGCACAAAAAATGGGTTTGGAACCTCTTTGAAGAGGCCTTCGAGAAGGCCAAGGATTATAAGCCAACTTCAAGAGAATGGTTAACCGCCGCCTgggaaaatttcaaatctcCTAAAGAATTGGCTACTGAGATTTTGCCTCACGAGCCTACCAACGTCCAAGCTGATACTTTGAAGGAAGTGGGTAaggcaatttcttcatggCCAGCAGACTTTGAAGTTCACAGaaacttgaagagaatTTTGAATAACAGAGGTAAATCCGTTGAGAGCGGTAACGGTATCGACTGGTCCACCGGTGAAGCATTGGCTTTCGGTACTTTGGCTCTCGAAGGTTATAATGTCAGAGTTTCtggtgaagatgttgaaagagGTACTTTCTCTCAACGTCATGCTGTTCTACATGATCAAAGCTCAGAAAAAATTTACACCCCATTGAAGAACCTAAGCGAGAAGCAAGGTGATTTCACAATTGCTAACTCCTCCCTATCCGAATATGGTGTTATGGGTTTCGAATACGGTTACTCTTTGACTGATCCAGACAACTTTGTTATGTGGGAAGCTCAATTTGGTGATTTTGCTAACACTGCCCAAGTTatcatcgatcaatttaTCGCTGGTGGTGAACAAAAATGGAAGCAACGTTCCGGTCTAGTGCTCTCTCTACCACACGGTTATGATGGCCAAGGTCCAGAACACTCTAGTGGTAGACTCGAAAGATTCCTACAATTGGCTAAcgaagatcaaagattctTCCCATCAGAGgagaaattgcaaagaCAACATCAGGATTGTAACTTCCAAGTGGTTTACCCAACAACTCCAGCAAACTTGTTCCACATTCTAAGAAGACAACAACACCGCCAGTTCCGTAAGCCAttgatcttgttcttctcgAAGCAATTGCTGCGTCACCCATTGGCAAGATCAGAGTTATCTGAGTTCAGTGAAGGTTCCTTCAAATGGATTATTGAGGATGGTGAGCATGGCAACAGCATCGGCACCAAGGAAGAAACAAAGAGATTGGTTTTAATGACAGGTCAAGTTTACACTGCTTTGCACAAGAGACGTGCTGATTTAGAAGACAAAACCACCGcctttttgaagattgaacAACCACATCCATTCCCATTTGCTCAACTGCGCGATGCTATCAACTCTTATCCAAATCTGGAAGATATCGTATGGTGTCAAGAGGAACCTTTGAACATGGGTTCTTGGTCCTACGCGGCTCCTAGATTGGCTACCGTCTTGAAGGAGACTGACAATTACAAGGGTCACGCCGTTAGATACTGTGGTAGAAACCCAAGTGGTGCAGTAGCTGCTGGTAACAAGGCTCTACATTTGGCGGAAGAGGAtgctttcttgaaggagGTCTTCAATTCGTCATGA
- the AYR1 gene encoding acylglycerone-phosphate reductase (similar to Saccharomyces cerevisiae AYR1 (YIL124W); ancestral locus Anc_2.238): protein MTTENSRKIAVVTGASSGIGFAIARELAQNGYKVYACARRVEPMEKLAKEFESGVIIPYRLDVTNGDEILELKRTLAAELPYRKLDLLYNNAGQSCTFPAIDVTNDMVEQCFKVNVFSHVNMCRELAQFLINAKGTIVFTGSIAGIGVLPFSSIYAASKAAIHQYARDLHLEMKPLGVRVINAITGGVNTDIADKRPLPATSMYNFKESMEVFQHRQQMAKRHSPMTAEAYAEKLVRDILSNRDPVDVYRGTFASRMSWAILFVPYWVLEWVVNRKFGMNKIYKVLRQKKE, encoded by the coding sequence atGACGActgaaaattcaagaaagattgcTGTGGTTACTGGCGCATCATCAGGTATCGGATTTGCTATCGCTAGGGAGTTGGCACAAAATGGTTACAAAGTGTATGCGTGCGCCAGAAGAGTGGAACCAATGGAGAAGCTGGCAAAGGAGTTTGAATCAGGTGTAATTATTCCCTATCGTTTGGATGTGACTAATGGGGACGAAATCTTAGAGCTAAAGCGCACTCTAGCTGCTGAATTGCCATATCGGAAACTAGACTTGCTGTACAACAACGCTGGACAAAGTTGTACATTCCCGGCTATAGATGTCACTAACGATATGGTTGAACAATGTTTCAAAGTTAACGTGTTTAGTCATGTCAACATGTGTCGTGAATTGGCTCAGTTTCTGATCAACGCTAAAGGAACCATTGTGTTTACCGGCTCGATCGCCGGTATCGGTGTACTACCTTTCTCAAGTATCTATGCTGCCTCAAAGGCTGCTATCCATCAGTATGCTCGTGACTTGCATCTCGAAATGAAACCGTTGGGTGTAAGAGTGATCAATGCCATCACTGGTGGTGTCAATACCGACATCGCCGACAAGAGACCCCTACCAGCTACCTCTATgtacaatttcaaagagagtATGGAAGTGTTTCAGCACAGACAACAAATGGCTAAAAGGCACTCACCTATGACCGCTGAAGCCTACGCAGAGAAACTTGTTCGCGACATCTTGAGCAACAGAGATCCCGTAGATGTCTACAGAGGTACGTTCGCCTCTAGGATGTCCTGGGCAATTCTCTTCGTTCCTTACTGGGTTCTAGAATGGGTCGTTAACAGAAAATTTGGCATGAACAAAATCTACAAAGTTCTAAGACAAAAGAAAGAGTAA
- the SIM1 gene encoding putative glucosidase SIM1 (similar to Saccharomyces cerevisiae SIM1 (YIL123W) and SUN4 (YNL066W); ancestral locus Anc_2.239), with protein MKFSTALATTLIGANAIVSALPHMHVKRDEDCVTTVTDAHQHKRAVAVEYVYQTVTVDGHGQTVGRISAVTESQTAVPTTLTPSTSSAEATTTSSPATAVTSSSFEQKTTSTTSSSKTAETSTTSTSSSSAKVGSSTSSSAKATSTSTSSGGIYGDLAAFSGPTEKFQDGTIPCSQFPAGQGVVAIDWINQGGWSGIENPDTSTGGSCADGSYCSYACQAGMSKTQWPSSQPADGRSIGGLYCKNGMLYRSNTNNDYLCEWGYPSAYVVSQLNQGVAVCRTDYPGTENMVIPTYVGAGQSQPLTVVDQDTYYTWQGMKTSAQYYVNNAGVSLEDGCVWGNAGSGIGNWAPMNFGAGHTNGISYLSLIPNPNNRTPLNFNVKIVASDSSSVVQGECKYENGVYNGSGSDGCTVAVTSGSAHFVLY; from the coding sequence atgaaattttccacTGCTTTAGCCACCACTTTGATTGGTGCTAATGCTATCGTGTCTGCTTTGCCTCACATGCATGTAAAGCGTGACGAAGACTGTGTTACTACCGTTACTGACGCTCATCAACACAAGAGAGCTGTCGCTGTTGAATACGTTTACCAGACAGTCACTGTTGATGGTCATGGTCAGACCGTTGGAAGAATCAGTGCTGTCACTGAGAGTCAAACCGCTGTTCCAACCACTTTGACCCCTTCGACTTCTTCTGCCGAGGCTACCACCACCTCATCTCCAGCCACTGCTGTgacttcttcctccttcgAGCAAAAGACCACTTCCACCACTTCTTCCTCGAAGACTGCTGAAACTAGCACAACTAGCACTTCAAGCTCCTCGGCAAAGGTAGGAAGttccacttcttcctctgccAAGGCTACCTCCACTTCAACCAGTTCTGGTGGCATTTACGGTGACTTGGCTGCTTTCTCTGGTCCAACGGAGAAATTCCAAGATGGTACCATCCCATGTAGTCAATTTCCAGCAGGCCAAGGTGTGGTTGCCATTGACTGGATCAACCAAGGTGGTTGGTCTGGTATTGAGAACCCAGACACTTCCACCGGAGGTAGTTGTGCTGATGGTTCTTACTGTTCTTACGCCTGTCAAGCCGGTATGTCCAAGACTCAATGGCCATCTAGTCAGCCAGCTGACGGTAGATCTATTGGTGGTCTATACTGTAAAAATGGTATGTTGTACCGTTCTAACACTAACAACGATTACCTGTGTGAATGGGGTTATCCATCCGCTTATGTTGTCTCTCAGTTGAACCAAGGTGTTGCCGTCTGTAGAACCGACTACCCAGGTACTGAAAACATGGTCATTCCAACTTACGTTGGTGCTGGTCAATCTCAACCTTTGACTGTTGTTGACCAGGACACTTACTACACCTGGCAAGGAATGAAGACTTCGGCTCAATACTACGTCAACAACGCCGGTGTCTCTCTCGAAGATGGTTGTGTCTGGGGTAACGCAGGTTCTGGTATCGGTAACTGGGCTCCAATGAACTTTGGTGCCGGTCACACTAACGGTATCAGCTACCTGTCCTTAATTCCAAACCCAAACAACAGAACTCCATTGAACTTCAACGTCAAAATCGTCGCTTCCGATTCTTCCTCTGTGGTCCAAGGTGAATGTAAATACGAAAACGGTGTTTACAATGGCAGCGGTTCTGATGGTTGTACCGTTGCTGTCACTTCTGGTTCCGCTCACTTTGTTCTATACTAA